A DNA window from Natronogracilivirga saccharolytica contains the following coding sequences:
- a CDS encoding efflux RND transporter periplasmic adaptor subunit: MNKILTPVTLSVILGLLVFSACNSETDVSDETDATSVTIASAEYRDLSHRVRTSAKVEPYQRVFVASQISGLVRQVYFEEGDHVQEGDVMAEIDTRLQQIELNRAQIVLAESETNYERSRQLYEREAISESEYLADKREFELAENEVERLEQLIDYSYITAPKNAVVTSRDVEIGNSVSENEQIFEIVDMNNLVIRPGISEMDLSGVEQGQTIDVTLDVYPDHKFESQVRRIFPDVDADSRLFTVELQVKHSDEDPVIRPGYLARVSFSADHQDPALTVPTSAIAERDNETVVFLIDENQTTVTAASVETGVRRDGWTHIISGIEENDTVAAANIDALDDGSAVSVVGEFRRSGFRD; this comes from the coding sequence ATGAACAAAATACTTACACCCGTCACCCTTTCCGTGATTCTTGGTCTGCTTGTATTTTCAGCCTGCAATAGCGAAACTGACGTCTCTGATGAAACCGACGCGACTTCAGTCACGATAGCTTCCGCGGAATACAGAGATCTATCACACAGGGTCCGGACATCTGCCAAAGTGGAGCCCTATCAACGGGTGTTTGTCGCCTCCCAAATTTCCGGGCTGGTCCGGCAAGTCTATTTTGAGGAAGGCGATCATGTTCAGGAAGGAGATGTCATGGCTGAAATCGATACCAGGCTTCAGCAGATCGAATTAAATCGTGCCCAAATAGTACTCGCTGAATCGGAAACAAACTATGAAAGGTCCAGGCAGCTTTACGAACGTGAGGCCATAAGCGAGTCAGAATACCTTGCTGACAAACGGGAATTTGAACTGGCTGAAAATGAAGTGGAAAGACTGGAACAACTTATCGACTACAGCTACATTACCGCACCCAAAAATGCCGTTGTAACGTCCCGTGATGTGGAAATTGGAAACAGTGTATCAGAAAATGAGCAGATTTTTGAAATTGTCGACATGAACAACCTTGTGATCAGACCCGGTATCTCGGAGATGGATTTGTCAGGCGTTGAACAGGGGCAAACCATTGATGTTACTCTTGATGTGTATCCAGACCACAAGTTTGAAAGCCAGGTCCGGCGTATTTTCCCTGATGTCGATGCTGATTCCAGGCTCTTTACAGTAGAACTTCAGGTGAAGCACTCTGATGAAGACCCGGTCATTCGTCCCGGCTATCTTGCCCGGGTTTCTTTTTCCGCAGACCATCAGGACCCGGCCCTTACAGTGCCGACAAGCGCTATTGCAGAACGGGATAATGAGACCGTTGTATTCCTGATTGATGAAAATCAAACGACGGTTACGGCTGCTTCTGTCGAAACGGGAGTCCGGCGTGACGGGTGGACCCATATCATCTCCGGTATTGAAGAAAATGATACTGTTGCAGCTGCCAACATAGATGCGCTTGACGATGGTTCTGCCGTTTCCGTTGTCGGAGAGTTTCGCAGATCAGGCTTCCGCGACTGA
- a CDS encoding nitroreductase family protein, producing MKDVITDILQQARRAPSVLNSQPWRFRVCGNTIELYLNKIPELEPVDPHGRLQLASCGTFISHLSHAIREKGWMQKTSYFPRFEEENLVAFIKLKGPGDPTDTEQAPTSQKRCIEKIQQDITRIARQKDTELTVQNDDENLRFEKYFRSNCAKKLDTEYFRNSLNLLLRSESDSDTIYEDEVILSDSFFNNSFTAGSGSGIPEELKHRYFILYTRTDNRYNWLRSGEVLGNMMIHLRQCEDAGMMALPVISTDCCRKWIREQINLPGHPQFVLKMHPVKPREHMQKRPLQELIKQGF from the coding sequence ATGAAAGATGTAATAACCGATATATTACAACAGGCCCGCCGAGCCCCGTCCGTTCTGAACTCTCAGCCGTGGAGATTTCGCGTATGCGGGAACACCATTGAGCTGTATCTGAACAAAATTCCGGAGCTTGAACCGGTTGATCCGCACGGACGGCTTCAGCTTGCCAGTTGCGGCACATTCATTTCACATTTGTCCCATGCCATCCGGGAAAAAGGGTGGATGCAAAAAACAAGCTATTTTCCAAGATTCGAAGAAGAAAACCTTGTTGCTTTTATTAAGCTTAAGGGTCCCGGCGATCCTACAGATACTGAACAGGCACCAACTTCCCAAAAACGCTGCATCGAAAAAATCCAGCAGGATATAACACGTATTGCCCGTCAAAAGGATACCGAGCTGACGGTTCAAAATGATGATGAAAACCTGCGTTTCGAAAAATACTTCAGGTCGAACTGCGCCAAAAAGCTGGATACTGAGTATTTCAGAAATAGTCTGAATTTACTGCTCCGGTCAGAATCCGATTCCGACACCATCTATGAAGATGAAGTGATACTGTCCGACAGCTTTTTCAATAATTCTTTTACCGCAGGCAGTGGTTCCGGGATTCCGGAAGAATTAAAACACAGGTACTTTATACTGTACACCAGGACCGATAACCGGTACAATTGGCTGCGATCAGGCGAAGTGCTCGGAAACATGATGATACATCTCAGGCAATGTGAGGATGCAGGTATGATGGCGCTGCCTGTAATCAGCACCGATTGCTGCAGGAAATGGATCAGAGAGCAGATCAACCTTCCCGGTCACCCGCAATTTGTGTTGAAGATGCATCCGGTTAAACCAAGGGAGCATATGCAAAAACGACCCTTGCAGGAACTCATCAAACAGGGTTTCTGA
- a CDS encoding YceI family protein: MSTLSEHTLWTRSLLLSACFLFFAFSEDVSGQVYFETHVDSKLWLEGSSSVHSFDCVAMSIEGTAYMENYGTMRKDPDIAGQAHDGGGPYVETSSAATPAHLAGNAGSGNSNEGSRTDNHASGESAGSGDQPGLNVNLKVPIESFDCGRSRMNRDMYEALKSDEYEYITFDFEKADPIEENGSKPDSLFAGDFRAYTIEGTLNVAGVDRKITLITQGRSEGDGRYRVKGHKEISMHDFDIEPPTALGGLIRAHEDLTVFFDLIVLAKQDNH, encoded by the coding sequence ATGAGTACCTTGTCCGAACACACCCTGTGGACCAGGTCACTTTTACTGTCTGCATGCTTCCTGTTCTTCGCCTTTTCTGAAGATGTATCCGGACAGGTCTATTTCGAAACACACGTAGACAGTAAGTTGTGGCTTGAAGGGTCTTCTTCCGTTCACAGTTTTGACTGTGTGGCCATGTCCATAGAGGGTACGGCCTACATGGAAAATTACGGGACGATGCGTAAGGACCCGGATATTGCCGGACAGGCTCATGATGGAGGCGGACCCTACGTCGAAACCTCATCTGCTGCCACACCAGCGCATCTGGCAGGCAATGCCGGAAGCGGTAACAGCAATGAAGGTTCACGGACGGACAATCACGCTTCCGGGGAAAGCGCCGGTTCCGGCGATCAGCCCGGGCTGAATGTCAATCTGAAAGTCCCGATTGAAAGTTTCGACTGCGGCAGGTCCCGCATGAACCGTGACATGTATGAGGCTTTGAAATCAGATGAATACGAATACATAACATTTGATTTTGAGAAGGCTGATCCAATCGAAGAGAACGGGTCCAAACCTGACTCACTTTTTGCCGGTGATTTCCGGGCTTACACCATTGAAGGTACACTGAATGTTGCCGGTGTCGATCGCAAGATCACCCTGATTACACAGGGGCGTTCGGAAGGGGACGGCAGATACCGGGTAAAAGGGCACAAAGAGATTTCCATGCATGATTTTGACATTGAACCGCCTACAGCACTTGGTGGACTGATCCGCGCTCATGAAGACCTTACTGTCTTTTTCGATCTCATTGTTCTGGCAAAGCAGGATAATCACTGA
- a CDS encoding YceI family protein has translation MLTNRITPYLLTLLFFFAAGQFTQASAQTFTISDESHMYIYGSANVTDWDAEVKTINGEITINNPEGKDWSEAEASWFESVTVSIPVGDIDADSRRMNRNMHEYLKEDDYPEITYNLVEAEELASLDNPGYKLTVKGNISAAGASHEIVHDVEIAEQENGRLVISGSQDLKMSDFGIEPPTAMLGSVRARDEMTIEFELILEK, from the coding sequence ATGCTTACAAACCGAATCACACCATATCTTCTCACCCTGCTGTTTTTCTTTGCAGCCGGACAGTTTACCCAGGCTTCCGCCCAGACATTCACCATCTCTGATGAATCACATATGTACATTTACGGATCGGCCAATGTTACCGACTGGGATGCTGAAGTGAAGACCATCAACGGTGAAATAACGATTAATAACCCGGAAGGTAAAGACTGGTCCGAGGCCGAAGCCTCCTGGTTTGAAAGCGTCACTGTCAGCATTCCGGTTGGTGATATTGATGCTGACTCCCGGCGTATGAACAGAAACATGCATGAGTATCTTAAAGAGGATGACTATCCCGAGATCACATACAATCTGGTTGAAGCCGAAGAACTTGCTTCACTTGACAATCCGGGGTATAAGCTCACGGTCAAGGGAAATATCAGTGCTGCCGGAGCATCACACGAAATTGTTCATGATGTTGAAATCGCTGAACAGGAAAACGGCAGACTAGTTATCAGCGGTTCGCAAGATCTGAAAATGTCTGATTTCGGTATCGAACCTCCTACAGCCATGCTTGGGTCCGTACGCGCACGTGATGAAATGACCATCGAATTTGAGCTGATTCTGGAAAAATAA
- a CDS encoding response regulator transcription factor, protein MGHKIVLVEDHPMMQKGMEMTLQTEPDFEVAGMVSTAEEAFGLIEETRPDIAVVDISLPGMNGIELIRHLRSGYPDLRILVVSRHEEELFAERAVRAGAQGYIMKLHAGEQIVDAVRRIANGGLYLSEAVSQKLLMGISSASDNKNASPLERLTDRELEIFRLIGRGKPAKEIAKRLNISPKTVDTYKSRISEKLNIPDRASLLQQAMHFVNEKEL, encoded by the coding sequence ATGGGTCATAAAATAGTTTTGGTTGAGGACCACCCCATGATGCAAAAAGGGATGGAGATGACGCTTCAGACAGAGCCTGATTTTGAGGTTGCAGGCATGGTGTCCACAGCTGAAGAGGCCTTCGGACTGATCGAAGAGACCAGGCCTGATATCGCCGTTGTCGATATTTCTCTGCCAGGCATGAATGGCATTGAGCTCATACGGCATTTGCGTTCCGGTTATCCTGACCTGCGCATTCTTGTTGTTTCCCGGCATGAGGAGGAGTTGTTTGCCGAACGTGCCGTCAGGGCCGGAGCACAGGGTTATATCATGAAATTGCATGCCGGCGAACAGATTGTAGATGCCGTACGCCGTATTGCAAATGGCGGACTCTATCTCAGTGAAGCGGTAAGCCAGAAACTGCTAATGGGAATTTCATCCGCTTCAGATAACAAAAATGCCTCTCCGCTGGAACGACTTACTGACAGGGAACTGGAAATATTCCGGTTGATCGGCCGCGGGAAACCGGCCAAAGAAATTGCTAAACGCCTCAATATCTCCCCGAAAACCGTCGATACCTACAAATCGCGGATCAGTGAAAAGCTCAATATACCCGACAGGGCGTCGCTGCTTCAGCAGGCCATGCATTTTGTCAATGAGAAAGAGTTGTAG
- a CDS encoding PAS domain S-box protein produces MKTCNNQLKIPDQRSRQSLTGSEFLTRQQDTIATLSDFFLRHEEDERVYGMLSRLVRDVLQVDGCLVLQRIPESNQVRLYSACGFCEMDKLETTNWIENPHLQTTMDSSGVIAVSDFSESEVYYPPDRECFREFRSSMSTRIPGEDSASGVLAVYDRNKKNFLQHEQDFLKTIANMLAGKLARDAKDRELKKSESRSKAILDTAVDGIITIDANGNIGLFNKAAQEVFGYREDEVIGKNVSMLMPEPFRSEHDRYIEQYSSTGQKRIIGSSREVTGLRKDGTTFPLYLAVSEFHIDNKRHFTGIVRDITEQRSLEQEVLNTSDHERRRIGQDLHDGLGQMLTGIGLMSQSLKNRLKNEHSEAAEQAEEITRLIKDADQYARNLSRGLLPVDFEVRGLVTSLERLAQNAERLFGVTCTFKEKNAPVFHDNSAVEHLFRIAQEAISNAVKHGLADSVLLDLDADNHAAELGISDNGKGFSPNWQDKKGSGLDIMQFRARLIGATLDIQHFDNGTRIVCKIPASESSYSLDSAGAETS; encoded by the coding sequence ATGAAGACCTGCAATAATCAGCTCAAGATACCGGATCAGCGTTCGCGACAATCTCTTACCGGGTCAGAGTTCCTGACCCGGCAGCAGGATACCATTGCAACGCTCTCAGATTTCTTTCTGCGTCATGAGGAAGATGAAAGAGTTTACGGTATGCTTAGCCGGCTGGTCAGGGATGTCCTTCAGGTGGACGGATGCCTGGTTCTGCAGCGCATTCCGGAATCCAATCAGGTAAGGCTCTATTCCGCCTGCGGCTTCTGCGAAATGGACAAGCTGGAGACAACCAACTGGATCGAGAATCCACACCTGCAGACTACCATGGACAGCTCCGGGGTGATTGCGGTTTCGGACTTTTCCGAATCCGAAGTATACTATCCGCCCGATCGTGAATGTTTTCGCGAATTCCGGTCATCCATGAGCACCCGCATACCGGGTGAAGATAGTGCAAGCGGCGTTCTTGCCGTTTATGACCGCAATAAAAAAAACTTCCTGCAGCATGAACAGGATTTTCTGAAAACAATTGCGAACATGCTGGCCGGCAAACTTGCCAGGGATGCCAAGGACAGGGAGCTGAAAAAGAGCGAATCACGATCCAAAGCCATTCTGGACACCGCTGTTGACGGCATCATAACTATTGATGCCAACGGCAATATCGGATTGTTTAACAAGGCGGCACAGGAAGTTTTCGGATACAGGGAAGATGAGGTTATCGGTAAAAATGTCAGCATGCTCATGCCGGAACCGTTCCGGTCGGAACATGACCGGTATATTGAGCAGTACTCATCAACCGGACAAAAAAGAATTATCGGCAGCAGCCGTGAAGTCACCGGCCTCCGCAAGGATGGTACCACATTCCCGCTCTATCTTGCCGTCAGTGAGTTTCACATCGACAACAAACGGCACTTCACCGGGATTGTCAGGGACATAACGGAACAGCGGAGCCTGGAACAGGAAGTCCTGAATACAAGTGACCATGAGCGCAGGCGCATCGGGCAGGATCTTCACGACGGACTGGGACAGATGCTCACCGGCATCGGGCTGATGAGTCAAAGCCTGAAAAACAGGCTGAAAAATGAGCATTCGGAAGCCGCGGAACAGGCCGAAGAAATTACACGTCTGATCAAAGATGCCGATCAATATGCGAGAAACCTGTCGCGCGGCCTGCTGCCGGTTGACTTTGAAGTCCGGGGACTTGTCACCTCTCTGGAACGGCTGGCACAAAATGCCGAAAGACTGTTTGGCGTTACCTGCACTTTCAAGGAAAAAAACGCCCCGGTTTTTCACGACAACTCCGCTGTAGAACATCTCTTCCGGATAGCCCAGGAAGCCATCAGCAATGCAGTGAAGCATGGACTTGCCGATAGTGTGCTGCTGGATCTCGATGCAGACAATCACGCTGCTGAACTTGGCATCTCCGATAACGGCAAGGGTTTTTCACCAAACTGGCAGGACAAAAAAGGTTCCGGCCTGGATATCATGCAGTTTCGTGCCCGGCTGATAGGCGCCACTCTTGACATTCAGCACTTTGATAACGGTACCCGTATTGTCTGCAAGATTCCGGCTTCGGAATCATCTTACAGTCTGGACAGTGCCGGTGCGGAAACCTCTTGA
- a CDS encoding MFS transporter: MHSTASPGDHTHKPGLKKNWRQFALLVLINAFVGGMVGLERTILPEIAESDFGIAARSAIFSFIVVFGITKALSNYFAGRFAQKFGRKNMLVTGWLFGLPVPFMLMFAPEWSWVVAANVLLGINQGLAWSANVIMKIDLAGEKDRGLAMGLNEFAGYLAVAAVAFLTGWIAAEFGLRPYPFYLGIALAVAGLGMSLFIVRDTAPFVAYESGNDSRIRKKKNLFREVTWGNRSLMAVSQAGMMTNFKDGMAWGVFPMFLAASGLSISQIGVIAAVYPAFWGILQIFTGKLSDYTGRRHMLWTGMLVQGISLLLFSVLESYSAFILVAALLGTGTAMVYPTFLAAIADLTHPQDRAESVGVFRLWRDGGYAFGAIFSGIIADMFDLHFVIFITGLLIIASSIWMFSGMKKSHSERRN; the protein is encoded by the coding sequence TTGCATTCAACTGCATCACCCGGTGATCATACCCACAAACCGGGTCTGAAAAAAAACTGGAGACAGTTTGCACTGCTTGTTCTGATCAACGCTTTTGTCGGTGGCATGGTCGGACTCGAGCGCACCATTCTGCCTGAAATTGCCGAGTCTGACTTTGGCATTGCCGCCCGATCTGCGATTTTTTCATTTATTGTAGTCTTCGGAATCACCAAAGCACTGTCAAACTACTTTGCCGGTCGTTTTGCCCAGAAATTCGGGCGCAAGAACATGCTGGTGACCGGATGGTTGTTTGGCCTTCCCGTTCCCTTCATGCTGATGTTTGCTCCCGAATGGAGCTGGGTTGTAGCCGCCAATGTCCTGCTGGGCATCAATCAGGGACTGGCGTGGTCAGCTAATGTCATCATGAAAATTGACCTGGCCGGTGAAAAGGACCGGGGTCTTGCCATGGGGCTGAATGAGTTTGCCGGCTATCTGGCTGTGGCGGCCGTTGCCTTCCTGACGGGATGGATTGCTGCAGAATTCGGCCTGAGACCATATCCGTTTTACCTTGGTATCGCCCTGGCTGTGGCGGGACTCGGCATGTCTCTGTTCATCGTACGTGATACCGCTCCATTTGTCGCTTACGAGTCCGGAAATGACAGCCGCATCCGAAAGAAGAAAAACCTTTTCAGGGAAGTCACATGGGGCAACCGGAGTCTGATGGCTGTTTCTCAAGCCGGCATGATGACCAACTTCAAGGACGGCATGGCATGGGGCGTTTTTCCGATGTTTCTGGCGGCTTCCGGACTATCCATAAGTCAGATTGGTGTCATTGCAGCTGTATACCCTGCGTTCTGGGGAATACTGCAAATTTTTACCGGCAAATTATCCGATTATACCGGGCGCAGACATATGCTTTGGACCGGAATGCTGGTTCAGGGAATCAGTTTGCTGCTTTTTTCCGTACTTGAAAGCTACTCGGCATTCATTCTCGTGGCAGCACTCCTTGGAACTGGCACGGCTATGGTTTATCCAACCTTTCTCGCCGCTATTGCCGATCTCACACATCCGCAGGACCGCGCAGAAAGCGTTGGCGTCTTTCGCTTGTGGCGGGACGGAGGTTACGCCTTCGGAGCCATTTTTTCAGGTATTATTGCTGATATGTTTGATCTGCATTTTGTAATCTTCATCACCGGACTGCTTATTATAGCCTCCTCAATTTGGATGTTTTCAGGAATGAAAAAGTCACATTCAGAACGCCGCAACTGA
- a CDS encoding class I SAM-dependent methyltransferase, with protein MKVRDSGMPDEQNWSSHFDVDKILDEMEVSYKLRHVVEIGFGFGTFTIPAAKRISGTLHAFDIDPQMKQHLDHSIQIHQTAGTNLSDSIKTHIRDAIAESTGLHDNVSDYVMLFNIMHHEHPEELLGEARRILKPGGLAGIIHWRSDIPTPRGPDLSIRPTPEYIVSQFQKSGFRVFKGPLVLKPYHFGVLGRIT; from the coding sequence ATGAAAGTACGAGACAGCGGCATGCCTGATGAACAGAACTGGTCTTCTCATTTTGATGTTGACAAAATTCTGGATGAGATGGAGGTAAGTTACAAGCTTCGGCATGTGGTGGAAATCGGTTTCGGATTCGGAACCTTTACAATACCCGCCGCAAAGCGCATCAGTGGAACCCTGCATGCGTTTGACATTGATCCTCAAATGAAACAACACCTGGATCACAGCATACAAATACATCAGACAGCCGGCACAAACCTTTCCGATAGCATCAAAACACATATACGTGACGCAATTGCAGAATCCACAGGACTACACGATAACGTCTCCGACTATGTCATGCTTTTTAATATCATGCATCATGAACATCCGGAAGAACTGCTCGGTGAGGCCCGGCGTATTTTGAAGCCCGGTGGACTTGCCGGCATCATTCATTGGCGCAGTGACATTCCCACACCCCGCGGCCCCGATTTATCTATTCGTCCAACCCCGGAGTATATCGTATCACAATTTCAAAAGTCGGGGTTCAGGGTTTTCAAAGGTCCTTTAGTACTGAAACCTTATCATTTTGGTGTATTGGGTAGAATAACTTGA
- a CDS encoding DsrE/DsrF/TusD sulfur relay family protein, translating into MKNILIIINDAPYGTEKAYNAMRIANQLAKDHKENIHVRLFLMADAALCAVAGQDTPEGYYNIERMLKLSVAKGAEIGVCGTCAKARGIAENKFVKGAKLSTMPELGNWIAESDQVMTF; encoded by the coding sequence ATGAAGAATATTCTGATCATTATCAATGACGCTCCTTACGGAACTGAAAAAGCATACAATGCCATGCGTATAGCAAACCAGTTGGCTAAAGATCACAAAGAGAACATTCACGTACGCCTTTTCCTGATGGCAGATGCAGCACTCTGTGCTGTTGCGGGACAGGACACGCCGGAAGGATACTATAACATCGAGCGAATGCTCAAGCTTTCAGTTGCAAAAGGTGCAGAAATTGGAGTTTGCGGCACCTGTGCCAAGGCTCGTGGCATCGCCGAAAACAAATTTGTCAAAGGTGCAAAACTGAGCACAATGCCTGAACTGGGTAACTGGATTGCCGAAAGCGATCAGGTAATGACATTTTGA